A stretch of DNA from Tachysurus vachellii isolate PV-2020 chromosome 4, HZAU_Pvac_v1, whole genome shotgun sequence:
tgtGTCTATTGTGTTGCATCTGTACTGCTGTCAGTCATACACTAGAGTCACTCAATATCATTCATTATCTAATTGAATTAGATCCATATGTCCCAGTTTCAACCTCAAAGCAAGCACacccttcatcatcatcatcatcatcatcatcatcatcatcatcatcgtcatcatcaacatcatcccCACTTCTTCGTctcacaaataaaaccaaatcctGGACTACTCCACCTTCTACTCCAGCAGGTGATTTTGCTCAGACGCACATAGTCTAActataaatactttattcagttccacacatacagtgtaataatgtctaaagtataaagtgtataatgtGTGAGTTGTGTTGCATCTGTACTGCTGTCAGTCATACACTAGAGTCACTCAATATCATTCATTATCTAATTGAATTAGATCCATATATCCCAGTTTCAAAGTCACAACCTCAAAACCgcccttcatcatcatcatcatcatcatcatcatcatcatcatcaacatcatcccCACTTCTTCGTCTCATAGATAAAACCAAATCCTGGACTACTCCAGCTTCTACTCCAGCAGGTGATTTTGCTCAGACGCACATAGTCTAActataaatactttattcagttccacacatacagtgtaataatgtataaagtataaagtgtataatgtGTCTATTGTGTTGCATCTGTACTGCTGTCAGTCATACACTAGATTCACTCAATATCATTCATTATCTAATTGAATTAGATCCATATGTCCCAgtttcaaactcacaacctcaaAACCgcccttcatcatcatcatcattatcatcaccatcattatcatcatcatcatcatcatcgtcatcatcaacatcatcccCACTTCTTCGTgtcacaaataaaaccaaatcctGGACTACTCCACCTTCTACTCCAGCAGGTGATTTTTCTCAGACGCACTATTCAGTTCTACACATACAGTGTAAtaatgtataaagtataaagtgtataatgtGTGAGTTGTGTTGCATCTGTACTGCTGTCAGTCATACACTAGATTCACTCACTTAATATCATTCATTATCTAACTGAATTAGATCCATATGTTCCAGTTTCAACCTCAAAGCCAGCACacccttcatcatcatcatcatcatcatcatcatcgtcatcatcaacatcatcccCACTTCTTCGTctcacaaataaaaccaaatcctGGACTACTCCACCTTCTACTCCAGCAGGTGATTTTGCTCAGACGCACATAGTCTAActataaatactttattcagttccacacatacagtgtaataatgtataaagtataaagtgtataatgtGTCTATTGTGTTGCATCTGTACTGCTGTCAGTCATACACTAGATTCACTCACTTAATATCATTCATTATCTAACTGAATTAGATCCATATGTCCCAGTTTCAACCTCAAAGCCAACACacccttcatcatcatcatcatcatcattatcatcaccatcattatcatcatcatcatcgtcatcatcaacatcatcccCACTTCTTCATCTCACAGATAAAACCAAATCCTGGACTACTCCAGCTTCTCCTCCAGCAGGGGATTCTGCTCAGATGCACATAGTCTAACTATAATACTTGATGAATCTGATCCCAGCTAATAAAGtgaatgtctgtttgtttctcttccaGGATTTCCAGCTTCCACTGTTATCACTGTGTCTGTAattgtgctgctgcttctgATTGGAACCATAACCATCTTCATGGTTCTACAAAATAGACAAGGTGCCCTGAATGAGTGTCTGCTCTACCACGACTGACTAAAACAAGATTCAACAATTCGATTTACTGACTACTTTACTGCTTCTTTCAGCAGATTCAGCCTCTACTACTTCTGGCCAAGACCTAGGAAACCAAGTGGTAATTGAtaattcattgtgtgtgtttagtatcaAAACATAAATCAAgtatcgcgttagttctggcaggccacgtcgtcaagcgtgcatcagctgttaatcagctgtccacgacacgcaccaatccggttacgacatccatattacccgaccatttaaattcccattcattgagccgttctagcgcttcgctgctgtcgcgatctaaactccctcctccaaccccgactccaccatgccggaacccgtgctcgctgtaccagtttacgtcataaatctccacatatttttctctctctctctccctctccctctctctctaattctttaattatctatctatccattcatttattactttccaaaaacgcgtaagcgagcatatcaATACTATGCATgcttagtggttctgttatacgggggtctattctattttctagtcactgctctccccgctcgtggattcttgcccagatcagaaccataccgccaacactaactctATGCataatcatctaataaattcccTTGTGACAAAGTGGTCCCGACAGAAATTTGTTTCTGTTCCTCTTTGCTCTCAGGTTCCTCATGAGATCTGTGAAAATTAGTAAGTTAAAGACATCAGACGACTTTCTGCCTCAGATGCTGGAAATTCCACAATTTACTCTACAGCTGAACTACCCACAATCCCCTCTGATCATCACACAGTTTATGCAAATTCAAAGTTACCCACAAGCCCCTATGATTCTGCTGTTTACCCTGCTGCTCAACTGCCCACAATCCGCTCTGATCAGGACATCTACTCTACAGCTCAGTTACCTACACGTCTCTCGGCTGCAGAACCTGATGAAGGTCTGAATTACACATCGGTGAGTTTTCATGCCACCATCCACCAGCTCTAATGATGCATCTGCAAAAATTATCTTTAAGAAGACAGAGGTCTTGTGTGACTACGCTTCACTTAGTCATGTTACTTCATCTGGCTAGTTTCTTATCATTATTACTCCAAGTATGTGGTGCTGGAACTATATACAActattactttgtttttttattaatttgctcTTGGTCATTTCCCTTAACCAGGGAGGATAAAAGTTTATCCCttttctatcttttttattGACACTTTCTTCTGACTGTTTAACAAACAAGAATTTTTGACAACTATCCTTGGACAaccattgtttttttaaccttaaaatgcttaaaatgcTTATAAAACTTAAAATGTACTTTAAACAGTAACTAATTATTAAGCCGTATTGTAgcattgtgtatttttaaagcaGGCGTTCATTTGTATGACTGTGGCCGTCTGTTAATGTGGTgcttgatgttttattttattaaaatggctGTTGTTAGAGAAATGTATTTGTCCAGTGTTGTGAGATTATCCCCAAAAGGTAATAGGATGAGGATAGGAGAAAATGGAGTTGTAGTATTCATGGATCCCCCTCGACCTCGACTTAAAACTAAGATACAGCCTAAATACACTCTAGGAGAAATTCCTATTCaaaaacaaagtgaacaaaaacagttaagaaaggaaaagaggaagaggCGAAGCTAAACGTGAGAGAAGCTAAACGTGAAAAGAAAGACGAACAGAAGCAGCTTCTGTTTGCCAATAAACTTCTTAAAATAGGAAATTTGGTTACAGAAATGAAGCAattgaatatgaattaaatacaattCTAATTCTAATGGCCATAAATGCTACTGAAAGACTGCAGAggatcagacgctgtacctggacagctggaagaagactCCAACTGACTAAGAAGATTTATGCGAAGATAACTTATTTATCAGATGTTCAAAATAACTCTGATcgcttttattttgatttatatgtATCCTTTAACTATAATGAAATGTATTCTTAGAAGCAAGAATGTTATTATCTTTGAAATAGTTATGTCACTCTATATATTTAAAGGGCAATTTAGAAATGACTCATTTAACTCTCTTTGCTGCAATGTTTTGAAACTATTAGGATATGACTTCCTGGTACAAATCACAGATTGTCTTGAAAGGTTGGAAAAAGATCAACCACAATATTCCATGTACCGTGCCATGAAGGCGCCCTGAGGCGCTGAACGTGCCTTGAAAATTGTTGGAAAAAGAGTATATAAGCTTTCCTGCTTGTAGGTGTGcatcttactccgctacatacACGTGGCGTACAGTAGGTATGGTGCATCAGAAAACAAACGCAGGCTAATACTTGGAtcgtgtttcttggtttgttattatctttgcattttaattacttttacttacgctagaattatttgattatttgaaggagattatttgttcttttcttttcttttctttacatatattacatacacttatttgtattacattgctttaaataaaaacaaggcctcccattgtaaggaccctgaaaagacaagaaggtctaagtctgactccttcatctaaagttCAAACAATAGACTAGGTAGAAGAACTTAAAGAGGATCCTTTGAAGACGCTGAGGCTTCAAAAGACAACTCACTCCAAGGCAAGACCAGTTTTGATTTATACTGTCTGCCATGTTAGCAGCTTACTTGTGCAAAACATAGGACGCACTCCTTGCTAATAAAATAACAAGTGCCTTGTGCAATGCTGCTTCTTCCTTCCTGGAGTCTGAAGCAGATAACAGCTGGTGTTTTGTTGAGGCAGGACAACGTTAGTATCCTGAGATGCTATCACAGTTTACTCCTGCTGTAGGCTGCTGCCTAGTAAATTTTGGGAGAATTCCAATCATTAACAGTTAAAAGTCAACAACATACAGTTGTCTAACAATCAGTCACTTTGAATGGTTTTGGATTTACTTTTCTTAAATTGTCTTTGATACAATAGACGTATTTCCCATTTGTAAGACAAATGCATAAAAGGTTTACCAGGGCTATCATTTGCCAGGGCTGACAGATTATATTAGGATTTCCATcccaaaagaaaaaactgacaaaaatCCTGGTAGAGGAAAATtgagatttcattcattcattcattcattcatcttctaccgcttatccgaactacctcgggtcacggggagcctgtgcctatctcaggcgtcattgggcatcaaggcaggatacaccctggatggagtgccaacccatcgcagggcacacacactcattcaatcacacactagggacaatttaccagagatgccaatcaacctaccatgcatgtctttggactgggggaggcaaccggagtacctggaggaaacccccgaggcacggggagaacatgcaaactccacacacacaaggtggaggcgggaatcgagtCAAGTCCAGCcattatgagagagagagagacagacagacatacagagagagacagacagagagagagagacagagagatatgcagacagagtcagagagagagagagagagagagagagagagacaggagagctACAGGTCATATTTCGTGACAGCTTTACTACCACTATATGTCTCTCAGATCTTATCAGCAGATATGACAGCTGTCATTATCGATAAGAAAATAGGTAAAAGTTTTTagaaatttgttttttatttatttatttatttatttatttatttatttatttgaaattagtTGTTGAAATTAATAAAAGTCAAAGGTTATACCTTTGATCTGgcatatgtatgtttttgttccaAATGAGCTAGGAGACAAGTACTTAAAACTCACATGTTTGATCCAGGGGTGGTTTGTGATAGGGTTACCCCCTCCCCtcagaatgaatgtttgtgactCAGCAAAAAACGCGTGCACACATCCCTGAGCAGACACACCCACCACGTGAGTTGTATCTGTTTTCAAGTAGATAGGAGAAAAGTACTTAAAACTCACATGTTTGATCCGGGGGTGAATAAGAAATGAAAAGTACTTAAAACTCACATGTTTGATCCGGGGGTGAATAAGAAATGAAAAGTACTTAAAACTCACATGTTTGATCCGGGGGTGAATAAGAAATGAATCACGTGACTAAATTTATTACCATGAcaagaaataagaataatagattaataaagaaatgaattaagaAATTAATGAAGGTCAAACCTTTGATCTGGTATATGTATGTCTTTGTTCCAAAACTTTTTTCCAAATGTTTGTGAGAGGGTTACCCCCTCCCCTCAGACTGATCGTTAGCCAACGGTGTTATCTACAACGTCACACAAGCGCACACGCCCCTGAGCAAACGGAGGTGTTGAGAGTTTGCAAAGGGCTATAGTTGAGAAAATTGGTAAAAGAGTTAATGATggtgagataaaaaaaactggTTAGCTGAGCAAGATGCATACACTCTTCATAAACCGGTGTCTACaaagtttaaaagaaacaagGTTTTTGTGAAAAACATAGATGAACAATGGCAAGCTGATTTAGTCGACATGAGCAGCTTGTCGGAGAGTAATGATGATGCAAAATTTTTGATAACGTGTATAGATATTTTATCTAAATACgcttgggtgcgtgtgttacgAAACAAGACCGGCGGTGAAGTAACTAAAGCTTTTGATTCCATTCTAAGGGAAGGTAGAAtcccaaaaaaattacaaactgaTCAAGGGAAagaattttttaacaaaactttTCAAAACTTAATGAAAAAACACGGCATTGTACATTTTGCCACGTGCACGGGTCACAAAGCTGCGGTGTGTGAAAGGTTCAACAGAACGCTAAAGACCAGGACGTGGAGATATTTTACAGCGTTTAACACGCGAAAATATACGGACAGGGTGCAGGAAATGGTTCATGCTTATAACCACAACCGTCATTccagcattaaaataaaaccagcTGATGTCACCGAAGCCAATTCTTTCACAGTATTTAAAACTCTTTATGGACTACAGTCGTTAAAACccatgaaaataaaattcaagttTAAAACCGGTGACGTTGTTAGAATATCACGCTCAAAAGGACAGTTTGAAAAAGGATACGAGCAAAATTTTACAGATGAATATTTTTCAATTTCCGAGCGGATCCCTAGAGACCCTCCTGTATATAAATTACGGGACTACGATGGTGAAAAAATTGAGGGAACTTTTTACGAGCCTGTTACAAAAAATCATTATAGGTAATGACAGATCGTTCAAAATAGAGAAAATCTTGTCTGAAAAGATTCAAAACCGGAAAGAGTTTTACCTTCTCGTATT
This window harbors:
- the LOC132844240 gene encoding uncharacterized protein DDB_G0271670-like → MALYDDREKQIFTVSIRAATKQDSEYWCGAEKAWTSDHGYKVNFTRINLTVTDPYVPVSTSKPTRPSSSSISSSSSLSSPSLSSSSSSSSSSTSSPLLRLIDKTKSWTTPPSTPADPYVPVSTSKPAHPSSSSSSSSSSSTSSPLLRLTNKTKSWTTPPSTPADPYIPVSKSQPQNRPSSSSSSSSSSSSSTSSPLLRLIDKTKSWTTPASTPADPYVPVSTSKPTRPSSSSISSSSSSSLSSPSLSSSSSSSSTSSPLLRLTNKTKSWTTPPSTPADPYVPVSTSKQAHPSSSSSSSSSSSSSSSSSTSSPLLRLTNKTKSWTTPPSTPADPYIPVSKSQPQNRPSSSSSSSSSSSSSTSSPLLRLIDKTKSWTTPASTPADPYVPVSNSQPQNRPSSSSSLSSPSLSSSSSSSSSSTSSPLLRVTNKTKSWTTPPSTPADPYVPVSTSKPAHPSSSSSSSSSSSSSTSSPLLRLTNKTKSWTTPPSTPADPYVPVSTSKPTHPSSSSSSSLSSPSLSSSSSSSSTSSPLLHLTDKTKSWTTPASPPAGDSAQMHIV